One Cyanobium sp. Tous-M-B4 DNA segment encodes these proteins:
- the rpmG gene encoding 50S ribosomal protein L33: MAKNKGVRIVITLECTECRSNPAKRSPGVSRYTTEKNRRNTTERLELKKFCTHCNSSTVHKEIK, from the coding sequence ATGGCTAAAAACAAGGGCGTCCGGATCGTGATCACTCTCGAGTGCACCGAATGCCGGTCCAACCCCGCAAAGCGTTCTCCAGGTGTGTCCCGTTACACCACTGAGAAGAACCGCCGTAACACCACCGAACGGCTTGAGCTGAAGAAGTTCTGTACCCACTGCAACTCCTCGACGGTTCACAAGGAAATCAAGTGA
- the rpsR gene encoding 30S ribosomal protein S18 yields the protein MSSSFFKKRLSPIKPGDPIDYKDVDLLKKFITERGKILPRRLTGLTAKQQRDLTNAVKRARIVALLPFVNPEG from the coding sequence ATGTCCAGCTCTTTTTTCAAAAAGCGCCTGTCGCCAATCAAGCCTGGCGATCCGATCGACTACAAAGATGTCGATCTGCTCAAGAAGTTCATCACCGAGCGCGGCAAGATCCTGCCCCGCCGGCTCACTGGCCTGACAGCCAAACAGCAGCGTGACCTGACCAACGCTGTTAAGCGTGCACGCATTGTGGCCTTGCTGCCTTTTGTGAATCCCGAAGGCTGA